A region from the Aliarcobacter thereius LMG 24486 genome encodes:
- a CDS encoding O-acetylhomoserine aminocarboxypropyltransferase/cysteine synthase family protein has product MQKDTIAIHTGYDKKNGNGEMAIPISQTTAYAFRDSEHAANLFGLKELGSIYTRLTNPTTDIFEQRYAQLENGAAALATASGASAIFYAIANIAEAGDNILISDKLYGGSVTLFHFTLKRFGISVKTFKSDDANDLESLVDDKTKGIFFESLSNPQIAIPNIEKIVEVAKKYGIITICDNTVATPYLFNPISWGVDIVVHSTSKYTSGNGTALGGIIVERDGLADFFKQNSARYPHFTTPDASYHGLVYTDVPLPNFCLRVRLSLLRDIGATPAPFNSWLLIQSLETLSIRVEKHSSNALKIAEFLKSHPKVKSVNYPGLKDDKYFTKAQKYFKNGLASGLISFEVSSFEEAKKVIDSAKLFSVVVNIGDSKSLIVHPASTTHSQLSEEELKNAGVSPVTIRLSIGLEDSVDLIEDLNQALV; this is encoded by the coding sequence ATGCAAAAAGATACAATTGCAATCCATACTGGATATGATAAAAAAAATGGAAATGGCGAGATGGCTATTCCTATTTCTCAAACAACAGCTTATGCTTTTAGAGATAGTGAACATGCAGCAAATCTCTTTGGATTAAAAGAGCTTGGTTCAATTTATACAAGATTAACAAATCCAACAACAGATATTTTTGAGCAAAGATATGCACAGCTTGAAAATGGTGCTGCTGCTCTTGCAACTGCAAGTGGAGCTAGTGCAATTTTTTATGCTATTGCAAATATTGCTGAAGCTGGAGATAATATTTTAATCTCTGATAAACTTTATGGTGGAAGTGTAACTCTGTTTCATTTTACTTTAAAAAGATTTGGAATCTCTGTAAAAACTTTTAAAAGTGATGATGCTAATGATTTAGAAAGCTTAGTAGATGATAAAACAAAAGGTATTTTTTTTGAATCTCTTTCAAATCCACAAATTGCAATTCCAAATATTGAAAAAATAGTTGAAGTAGCAAAGAAATATGGAATTATCACAATTTGTGATAATACTGTTGCAACTCCATATCTATTTAACCCAATCTCTTGGGGAGTTGATATTGTTGTTCACTCAACAAGTAAATATACAAGTGGAAATGGTACAGCTTTAGGTGGAATTATAGTTGAAAGAGATGGTTTAGCAGATTTCTTCAAACAAAATAGTGCAAGATACCCACACTTTACAACTCCTGATGCTTCTTATCATGGACTTGTTTATACAGATGTTCCTCTTCCAAACTTTTGTTTAAGAGTTAGATTATCACTTCTTAGAGATATTGGAGCAACTCCTGCACCATTTAACTCGTGGTTACTAATTCAAAGCCTAGAAACTTTAAGTATTAGAGTTGAGAAACATTCAAGCAATGCTTTAAAAATTGCTGAGTTTTTAAAATCTCATCCAAAAGTAAAGAGTGTAAATTACCCTGGTCTTAAAGATGATAAATATTTTACAAAAGCTCAAAAATATTTCAAAAATGGCTTAGCAAGTGGATTAATTTCATTTGAAGTAAGCAGTTTTGAAGAAGCCAAAAAAGTTATTGATAGTGCAAAACTATTTAGTGTGGTTGTAAATATTGGAGATAGTAAATCACTTATTGTTCATCCAGCTTCAACAACGCACTCTCAATTAAGTGAAGAAGAGTTAAAAAATGCTGGTGTAAGTCCTGTTACAATTAGACTTTCAATTGGTTTAGAAGATAGTGTTGATTTAATTGAAGATTTAAATCAAGCATTAGTTTAA
- a CDS encoding RrF2 family transcriptional regulator — protein sequence MPLISTKGIYGLSAMHELAKHNDDSPMQIKDISANASIPQNYLEQLLGKLRKAGLVNSIRGARGGYHLARSADDIKVVDILITLEDDLKIADQKTNNPILDLFFDESKEKMKKIFDLSLSKLDEYQNKYNQFLHYNI from the coding sequence ATGCCTTTAATTTCGACAAAAGGGATTTACGGATTGTCAGCTATGCATGAATTAGCAAAACATAATGATGACTCTCCCATGCAAATTAAAGATATTTCTGCAAATGCGTCTATACCGCAGAACTATCTTGAACAGCTCTTAGGAAAACTAAGAAAAGCTGGTCTTGTGAACAGTATAAGAGGTGCAAGAGGTGGTTATCATTTAGCAAGAAGTGCAGATGATATAAAAGTGGTGGATATTTTGATAACTTTGGAAGATGACTTAAAAATTGCTGACCAAAAGACAAATAATCCAATATTAGACTTATTTTTCGATGAGTCAAAAGAGAAAATGAAAAAGATATTTGATTTAAGCTTATCAAAATTAGATGAGTATCAAAACAAATATAATCAGTTTTTACATTACAATATATAA
- the cysK gene encoding cysteine synthase A, translating into MAYANNITELIGNTPLVKLQKASKEGATVLGKCEFMNPSSSVKDRIGANMIKVALEEGKIKTGSTIIEPTSGNTGVALASVSAALGLKLILVMPASMSVERRRLLVALGAKLELTPAEKGMKGAIERAVELNNEIKDSIILQQFQNPANPAIHKETTAKEILRDTDGKVDFFIAGVGTGGTLTGVGEVLKAHNPNIKIIAVEPEASPVLSGGNPGPHKIQGIGAGFIPDVLNTKQIDEVIKIDNDDAINSSRELAKEEGLLVGVSSGANALAAKIIASRPENKGKTIVTILCDTGERYLSSGLYEYEE; encoded by the coding sequence ATGGCATATGCAAACAATATAACAGAACTAATAGGAAACACTCCTTTAGTGAAATTACAAAAAGCAAGTAAAGAAGGAGCTACGGTTTTAGGTAAATGTGAATTTATGAATCCTAGTTCAAGTGTTAAAGATAGAATTGGTGCAAATATGATTAAAGTTGCTCTAGAAGAAGGAAAAATCAAAACAGGTTCAACAATAATTGAACCAACAAGTGGAAATACAGGAGTTGCACTTGCAAGTGTTAGTGCAGCTTTAGGATTAAAACTTATTCTTGTAATGCCTGCATCTATGAGTGTTGAAAGAAGAAGACTTCTTGTTGCACTTGGAGCAAAACTTGAACTAACTCCAGCTGAAAAAGGTATGAAAGGTGCTATTGAAAGAGCAGTTGAATTAAACAATGAAATTAAAGATTCAATTATTTTACAACAGTTTCAAAATCCTGCAAATCCTGCAATTCATAAAGAAACAACTGCAAAAGAGATTTTAAGAGATACAGATGGAAAAGTGGACTTCTTTATTGCTGGTGTTGGAACTGGTGGAACTTTAACAGGTGTTGGTGAAGTTTTAAAAGCTCATAATCCAAATATTAAAATAATTGCAGTTGAGCCAGAAGCTAGTCCTGTTTTAAGTGGAGGAAACCCTGGACCACACAAAATCCAAGGAATTGGTGCTGGATTTATACCTGATGTTTTAAATACAAAGCAAATTGATGAAGTTATCAAAATAGATAATGATGATGCAATAAACTCTTCAAGAGAATTGGCAAAAGAGGAAGGACTTCTTGTAGGTGTATCTTCAGGAGCAAATGCCCTTGCTGCTAAAATTATTGCAAGTAGACCAGAAAACAAAGGTAAAACAATTGTTACAATTCTTTGTGATACAGGAGAGAGATACTTAAGTTCTGGTCTTTATGAATATGAAGAGTAG
- a CDS encoding DUF2061 domain-containing protein, with translation MHEKPYRSVAKTISWRTVGTLDTMIVSYFVTGNLIMAASIGSIEVITKMILYYYHERIWNKLKFGLHKPTENDYQI, from the coding sequence ATGCACGAAAAACCTTATAGATCTGTTGCCAAGACAATTTCTTGGCGAACAGTTGGGACACTTGATACAATGATTGTATCTTATTTTGTTACTGGAAATTTAATTATGGCTGCTTCAATAGGAAGTATTGAAGTTATTACAAAAATGATTTTATACTATTATCACGAAAGAATCTGGAATAAACTAAAGTTTGGTTTACACAAACCAACAGAGAATGATTATCAAATCTAA
- a CDS encoding phosphoadenylyl-sulfate reductase: protein MNFEDFIKIEEKILLLNHSDLIKYIFDNYSNIAFSSSFGAEDQVLTDMILKVDKNSRVFTLDTGRLHKETYEVMDATNLKYGVKIEVLFPNYKDIEKLYISQGINGHYESIENRKNCCNIRKIEPLKRALKDVDIWITGLRASQSVTRTNMPIIEWDDNFKIIKLNPLINWSEDDVWDYIKTNKVPYNKLHDSGYPSIGCEPCTRAIKDGEDIRAGRWWWEDPNHKECGLHKK, encoded by the coding sequence ATGAATTTTGAAGATTTTATAAAAATAGAAGAAAAAATTTTACTTTTAAATCATAGTGATTTAATCAAATATATATTTGATAATTACTCAAATATTGCTTTCAGCTCTAGCTTTGGTGCAGAAGATCAGGTCTTAACAGATATGATTCTTAAAGTAGATAAAAATAGTAGAGTATTCACTCTTGATACAGGAAGATTACATAAAGAAACATATGAAGTTATGGATGCAACAAATTTAAAATATGGTGTAAAAATAGAAGTTTTATTTCCAAATTATAAAGATATAGAAAAACTATATATTTCTCAAGGAATAAATGGTCACTATGAAAGTATAGAAAATAGAAAAAACTGCTGTAATATTAGAAAAATAGAACCTCTTAAAAGAGCATTAAAAGATGTTGATATTTGGATAACTGGATTAAGAGCTTCTCAAAGTGTTACAAGAACCAATATGCCAATAATTGAGTGGGATGATAATTTTAAAATTATAAAACTAAATCCACTTATAAACTGGAGCGAAGATGATGTTTGGGATTATATAAAAACAAATAAAGTTCCTTATAACAAACTTCATGATAGTGGCTATCCAAGTATTGGTTGCGAACCTTGTACAAGAGCAATTAAAGATGGTGAAGACATTAGAGCTGGAAGATGGTGGTGGGAAGACCCTAATCATAAAGAGTGTGGACTTCACAAAAAGTGA